One Deinococcus aestuarii DNA segment encodes these proteins:
- a CDS encoding type II secretion system F family protein has protein sequence MPVYEYRVRDRSGKVLKSQMEAETQAQVRDALRAKNLLIVEIKAPKTGLNADLKIPGLGDRPPNLKQVAVFSKQLATLINAGVPLVQSLAILQRQIESKALQNIIKSLRADVESGTPLSEALVKHPKVFNRLYINLVRAGETSGTLDSILERIAAFQEKELALRGKLKSALTYPVVVLVFAIGITYFLLTTIVPQFAGILAQLNAPLPLITKVLMAVSDFLKNSGLLIFVFIAVFVFAYRWYYKTPGGRVVIDRLKLRLPVFGGLLQKSAISSFARTFGLLISSGVNIIESLEITKGTAGNAIVEDTIENAKNVVMVGDPMSASLATSKVFPPMVVSMVAIGEETGSLDDMLAKVGDFYDREVDEAVDSLTAAIEPLMIVFLGGIVGTIVAGMFLPMFSIIGQLSK, from the coding sequence ATGCCGGTCTACGAATACCGCGTCCGGGACCGTTCCGGGAAGGTCCTGAAGTCCCAGATGGAGGCCGAGACCCAGGCACAGGTCCGCGACGCCCTGCGGGCGAAAAACCTCCTGATCGTCGAGATCAAGGCGCCCAAGACCGGCCTGAACGCCGACCTCAAGATTCCCGGTCTGGGCGACCGCCCACCCAACCTCAAGCAGGTGGCCGTCTTCAGCAAGCAGCTCGCCACCCTGATCAACGCGGGCGTGCCGCTCGTGCAGTCGCTCGCCATCCTGCAACGCCAGATCGAGAGCAAGGCCCTCCAGAACATCATCAAGAGCCTGCGCGCCGACGTGGAGAGCGGCACGCCGCTGAGCGAGGCGCTCGTCAAGCATCCCAAGGTCTTCAACCGGCTGTACATCAACCTCGTGCGCGCGGGCGAGACGAGCGGGACGCTCGACAGCATCCTGGAGCGCATCGCGGCTTTTCAGGAAAAGGAACTCGCCCTGCGCGGCAAGCTCAAGAGCGCGCTGACGTACCCGGTGGTCGTGCTCGTCTTCGCCATCGGGATCACGTATTTCTTGCTGACCACCATCGTGCCGCAGTTCGCGGGCATTCTCGCGCAGCTCAACGCGCCGCTGCCGCTGATCACCAAGGTGCTGATGGCGGTCTCGGACTTCCTGAAAAACTCCGGGCTGCTGATCTTCGTCTTCATCGCCGTCTTCGTGTTCGCCTACCGCTGGTATTACAAGACGCCGGGGGGCCGGGTGGTGATCGACCGCCTCAAGCTGCGGCTGCCCGTCTTCGGCGGCCTGCTGCAAAAGAGCGCGATCAGCTCCTTCGCGCGCACCTTCGGGCTGCTGATCAGCTCCGGCGTGAACATCATCGAGAGCCTGGAGATCACCAAGGGCACGGCGGGCAACGCCATCGTGGAAGACACCATCGAGAATGCCAAGAACGTCGTGATGGTCGGCGACCCGATGAGCGCGAGCCTGGCGACGAGCAAGGTCTTTCCGCCGATGGTCGTCAGCATGGTCGCCATCGGCGAGGAGACCGGCTCGCTCGACGACATGCTCGCCAAGGTCGGCGATTTCTACGACCGCGAGGTGGACGAGGCGGTCGACAGCCTCACCGCCGCCATCGAGCCCCTGATGATCGTCTTCCTGGGCGGCATCGTGGGAACCATCGTGGCGGGCATGTTCCTCCCGATGTTCAGCATCATCGGCCAGCTCAGCAAATGA
- a CDS encoding DUF4388 domain-containing protein: MTQPSANLETFDFLGLLALLAGQGRTGALRVERPDGTFQAWLEEGRLRHLSFGGQQGAAALVRLLRDPRGRFGFDEGLRHPAPGPGLSVDEVALEALRELPPPELPFGGPARVTSPGRLAGLRWTLQEQRLLGQIEQGRPLSEVAVDPAARGLVASLVRLGLLARREVRVARLTVTVTREVTGVAVLDGVIWERWRDDLGRHFAQVAVRGPGGAVATLPVRGGVSLGAQLLVPPELLLRAGWRAGESVLVRPV, encoded by the coding sequence ATGACCCAGCCCTCGGCCAACCTCGAAACCTTCGACTTTCTGGGACTGCTCGCGCTCCTCGCCGGGCAGGGGCGCACGGGCGCGCTGCGGGTGGAGCGCCCCGACGGGACCTTCCAGGCGTGGCTGGAGGAGGGGAGGTTGCGCCACCTGAGTTTCGGGGGGCAGCAGGGCGCCGCCGCGCTCGTGCGGCTGCTGCGCGATCCTCGGGGCCGCTTCGGGTTCGACGAGGGATTGCGCCACCCCGCCCCCGGCCCCGGCCTGAGCGTGGATGAGGTCGCGCTGGAGGCCCTGCGCGAGCTGCCCCCCCCCGAGCTGCCCTTCGGCGGCCCCGCCCGCGTGACCTCGCCCGGGCGCCTGGCGGGCCTGCGCTGGACGCTTCAGGAGCAGCGGCTGTTGGGACAGATCGAGCAGGGCCGTCCCCTGTCGGAGGTCGCGGTGGACCCGGCCGCCCGGGGCCTGGTCGCCTCTCTCGTGCGGCTGGGGCTGCTCGCCCGCCGGGAGGTGCGGGTCGCGCGGCTGACCGTCACCGTGACGCGGGAGGTGACGGGTGTGGCCGTGCTCGACGGCGTGATCTGGGAGCGCTGGCGCGACGATCTGGGGCGCCACTTCGCCCAGGTGGCGGTGCGGGGGCCCGGGGGCGCGGTCGCCACCCTGCCCGTGCGCGGGGGGGTGAGTCTCGGCGCCCAACTGCTCGTGCCGCCCGAACTGCTCCTGCGAGCCGGGTGGCGGGCGGGGGAGAGCGTGCTCGTGCGGCCCGTGTAA
- a CDS encoding alpha/beta fold hydrolase: protein MDDFRQLDVGDTRLHAVLRGPETFPPLIVLHGGPGLDHTEFADYLDPLTDTVRLVLLDERAQGRSDREAPAETWTLGQMAADVSAVARALGAPRYAVFGHSYGAFVALQHAVEHPGAAAATVVCCGVGSSRWLDDIPERLQSFEPPELREQVQTSWANEADVRTEADLARLMHEQMPWHFADPRDPRIADYEVRVEAAGPRYAPDVLRQFSVAGYGGIEVEDRLERVTGPLLVLAGRHDRTCPPGASELIATRVPGAGLHIFEGSGHMPFVEEPEAFLGVVRGFLRGSLA, encoded by the coding sequence ATGGATGACTTTCGGCAGCTCGATGTGGGCGACACCCGGCTGCACGCCGTCTTGCGGGGACCCGAGACTTTCCCTCCCCTGATCGTGCTGCACGGCGGGCCGGGGCTGGACCACACCGAATTCGCGGACTACCTCGACCCCCTGACGGACACCGTGCGGCTGGTGCTCCTCGACGAGCGGGCGCAGGGCCGCAGCGACCGGGAGGCGCCCGCCGAGACCTGGACCCTGGGGCAGATGGCCGCCGACGTGAGCGCCGTCGCCCGCGCGCTGGGTGCGCCGCGTTACGCCGTGTTCGGGCACTCGTACGGCGCCTTCGTGGCGCTGCAACACGCGGTGGAGCACCCCGGTGCCGCCGCGGCCACGGTCGTCTGCTGCGGGGTGGGATCGAGCCGCTGGCTGGACGACATCCCGGAACGGCTCCAGAGCTTCGAGCCCCCCGAGCTGCGGGAGCAGGTGCAGACCTCGTGGGCGAACGAGGCGGACGTGCGGACGGAGGCCGACCTCGCCCGCCTGATGCACGAACAGATGCCCTGGCATTTCGCCGACCCGCGCGACCCCCGCATCGCGGACTACGAGGTGCGGGTAGAGGCCGCCGGGCCCCGCTACGCCCCGGACGTCCTGCGCCAGTTCAGCGTGGCCGGGTACGGCGGGATCGAGGTGGAGGACCGCCTGGAGCGGGTGACCGGGCCGCTGCTCGTCCTCGCCGGGCGGCATGACCGCACCTGCCCGCCGGGGGCGAGCGAGCTGATCGCCACCCGCGTCCCCGGGGCGGGACTCCACATCTTCGAGGGAAGCGGCCACATGCCCTTCGTGGAAGAACCGGAGGCGTTCCTGGGTGTGGTGCGGGGCTTCTTGCGGGGCAGCCTGGCCTGA
- the gatA gene encoding Asp-tRNA(Asn)/Glu-tRNA(Gln) amidotransferase subunit GatA, translating into MPDAPPTAADLARAVQARETTPQALLEAARARAEAARDLNALISLNDRADEQAGRVQARLEAGETLPLAGVPVVVKDNLNVTGTRTTCGSRILATYVSPYDATAVERLSNAGAVIVGKANMDEFAMGSSNESSAWGPVLNPWDPARVPGGSSGGSAVAVAANVTPVSLGSDTGGSVRQPAAFTGVYGLKPTYGRVSRYGLVAFASSLDQIGPFARTAQDLALIMNVIAGHDPRDATSLDAPPAFRAGTPDELRGLRVGVVRESLNGNTPGVEAVLAETLAALRDAGATVTEVSVPSVRHAIAAYYLIATPEASSNLARYDGMVYGERVPAPDVVTSMTRAREQGFGREVKRRILLGTYALSSGYYDAYYSKAMKVRRLIAQDFAQALADVDVLVTPTSPFPAFRRGARTSDPLAMYAADVDTVAVNLAGLPALSVPAGFETVDGVRLPVGIQFIAPALRDERLITLAGGLEGVGAVRAEVAPGYGG; encoded by the coding sequence ATGCCCGACGCCCCCCCCACCGCCGCCGACCTCGCCCGCGCCGTGCAGGCGCGCGAAACCACCCCGCAGGCCCTCCTCGAGGCCGCCCGCGCCCGCGCCGAGGCGGCCCGCGATCTCAACGCCCTGATCAGCCTGAACGACCGGGCGGATGAGCAGGCCGGGCGGGTCCAGGCCCGGCTGGAGGCGGGGGAGACCCTGCCCCTGGCGGGCGTCCCGGTCGTCGTGAAGGACAACCTCAACGTGACGGGCACCCGCACGACCTGCGGCAGCCGCATCCTGGCGACCTACGTCTCGCCCTACGACGCGACCGCCGTGGAGCGCCTGAGCAATGCTGGGGCCGTGATCGTCGGCAAGGCGAACATGGACGAGTTCGCGATGGGGTCGAGCAACGAGAGCAGCGCGTGGGGACCCGTCCTCAACCCCTGGGACCCGGCGCGGGTGCCCGGCGGCAGCAGCGGGGGGAGCGCGGTGGCCGTCGCCGCGAACGTTACGCCCGTCAGCCTCGGCAGCGATACCGGGGGCAGCGTGCGCCAGCCCGCCGCCTTCACGGGGGTGTACGGCCTCAAGCCCACCTACGGGCGGGTGAGCCGCTACGGCCTCGTCGCCTTCGCCAGCAGCCTCGACCAGATCGGCCCCTTCGCGCGCACGGCCCAGGACCTTGCCCTGATCATGAACGTCATCGCCGGGCACGACCCGCGCGACGCGACGAGCCTCGACGCGCCCCCCGCCTTCCGCGCGGGCACCCCGGACGAGTTGCGGGGGCTGCGGGTCGGCGTCGTCCGCGAGAGCCTGAACGGCAACACGCCGGGGGTGGAGGCGGTGCTGGCGGAGACGCTGGCCGCCCTGCGGGATGCAGGCGCGACCGTCACCGAGGTGAGCGTCCCCTCCGTCCGGCACGCCATCGCCGCCTACTACCTGATCGCCACCCCCGAGGCCAGCTCCAACCTCGCCCGCTACGACGGCATGGTGTACGGCGAGCGCGTCCCGGCTCCCGACGTGGTGACCAGCATGACCCGGGCGCGCGAGCAGGGCTTCGGGCGCGAGGTCAAACGCCGCATCCTGCTGGGCACCTACGCGCTTTCCAGCGGGTACTACGACGCCTACTACTCCAAGGCGATGAAGGTCCGGCGCCTGATCGCGCAGGACTTCGCCCAGGCGCTGGCGGACGTGGACGTGCTCGTGACCCCGACCAGCCCCTTCCCCGCCTTCCGCCGCGGCGCGAGGACGAGCGACCCCCTTGCCATGTACGCCGCCGACGTGGACACGGTGGCGGTCAACCTCGCGGGACTCCCGGCCCTGAGCGTGCCCGCCGGGTTCGAGACGGTGGACGGGGTGCGGCTGCCGGTCGGCATCCAGTTCATCGCGCCCGCGCTCAGGGACGAACGGCTCATCACGCTGGCGGGCGGGCTGGAGGGCGTGGGGGCGGTACGGGCGGAGGTGGCGCCGGGGTACGGGGGCTGA
- a CDS encoding MFS transporter, with protein MPRVSLLSVLRTRPTFARLWLGALVSGLGDTLSWLALTWFVLERTGGGAAVGALLLCFALPAVVTGPLWGRSLDRSQPAPLMRLDNLARAGLIVLIPLLDALGTLELWTVFVISALMGALAPATQVGARLFVPALLPDEELEQGNAAYSLTTQVPTVLGPALAGLLVAAWGAPRALLVDALSFLFMAWALGSLPRLPRGGRAVGRTETARGRRWTPAVLATLGLTTLFYFVYGPLEAALPVFARESLGTGAQGYGALWSALGVGSLFGTLLVGPLSRAFPVSLTLAAIMALWGVAVTGLAFAPGVGPALAVMFAGGLIWGPYTALETTLLQRRVPSGEHGRLFGVRAMLLGPAAPLGTALGGVLLIGLRAEWVIALSGLGCVLGALAALPWLRRRGGAGADPATG; from the coding sequence ATGCCGCGCGTCTCCCTCCTGTCCGTCCTGCGAACCCGGCCCACCTTCGCGCGGCTGTGGCTGGGGGCGCTCGTGTCGGGGCTGGGGGACACCCTGAGCTGGCTCGCCCTGACGTGGTTCGTGCTGGAGCGCACGGGCGGCGGGGCGGCGGTGGGGGCGCTGCTGCTGTGCTTCGCCCTTCCCGCCGTCGTCACCGGGCCGCTGTGGGGCCGGTCCCTCGACCGCTCCCAGCCCGCGCCCCTGATGCGGCTCGACAACCTCGCCCGGGCGGGGCTGATCGTCCTGATCCCGCTGCTCGATGCCCTGGGGACGCTGGAGCTGTGGACGGTCTTCGTGATCTCGGCCCTGATGGGGGCCCTCGCCCCCGCCACGCAGGTGGGCGCCCGGCTCTTCGTCCCCGCTCTCCTCCCCGACGAGGAGCTGGAGCAGGGCAACGCCGCCTACAGCCTGACCACCCAGGTGCCCACCGTCCTGGGCCCGGCGCTCGCGGGGCTGCTCGTCGCCGCGTGGGGGGCGCCGCGGGCCCTGTTGGTGGACGCCCTGAGTTTCCTGTTCATGGCCTGGGCCCTGGGCAGTCTGCCGCGCCTGCCCCGGGGCGGGCGGGCCGTGGGCCGGACGGAGACCGCCCGCGGGCGGCGCTGGACCCCCGCCGTGCTGGCGACCCTGGGCCTGACCACGCTCTTTTACTTCGTCTACGGGCCGCTGGAGGCCGCGCTGCCCGTCTTCGCCCGGGAGAGCCTGGGCACCGGGGCGCAGGGGTACGGGGCGCTGTGGTCGGCGCTGGGGGTGGGCAGCCTCTTCGGGACCCTGCTCGTCGGCCCCCTGAGCCGGGCCTTCCCGGTCAGCCTGACGCTCGCGGCGATCATGGCGCTGTGGGGGGTGGCGGTGACGGGGCTCGCCTTCGCGCCGGGGGTGGGCCCCGCCCTGGCGGTGATGTTCGCGGGCGGGCTGATCTGGGGGCCGTACACGGCGCTCGAAACCACCCTGCTCCAGCGCAGGGTGCCCTCCGGGGAACACGGGCGCCTCTTCGGCGTGCGGGCGATGCTGCTCGGCCCGGCGGCGCCCCTCGGGACCGCGCTCGGAGGAGTGCTGCTCATCGGGCTGCGGGCGGAGTGGGTGATCGCCCTGTCGGGGCTGGGGTGCGTGCTCGGTGCCCTGGCGGCCCTGCCGTGGCTGCGGCGACGGGGCGGGGCAGGGGCGGACCCGGCGACGGGCTGA
- the truB gene encoding tRNA pseudouridine(55) synthase TruB, with product MPVIAVDKPLGLTSHDVVNRARRARGTRRVGHTGTLDPLATGVLVLCVDASTKLVQFMEADTKAYLAWISLGAGTPTLDAEGPVTEQQHVAMPTDEALDDLRETLYTFIGPQAQVPPQYSAVQVGGRRAYAVARSGGELDLPARNVVIHSLDLLGVYPSVEEAPHAFSRGDGGWTPDSDGRSFTLPPPLGRFPTLLVRASVGSGTYLRSLARDVGAALGVPAHLAGLVRTRVGRYDLAEAVSVEHLADAEGLPDLAALDFPHIEANERLARELRQGKRPKSAALGRHVVTLDGSLVAVVDGDGGALRVVRAWA from the coding sequence ATGCCGGTGATCGCCGTGGACAAACCCCTGGGCCTGACCTCGCACGACGTGGTGAACCGGGCGCGGCGGGCGCGGGGCACCCGGCGGGTGGGCCACACGGGCACCCTCGATCCCCTCGCGACCGGCGTCCTCGTCCTGTGCGTGGACGCCTCCACCAAGCTCGTGCAGTTCATGGAGGCGGACACCAAGGCTTACCTCGCCTGGATCAGCCTGGGGGCCGGAACGCCGACGCTGGACGCGGAGGGGCCGGTGACGGAGCAACAACACGTCGCCATGCCGACGGACGAAGCCTTGGACGACCTCCGTGAAACGCTCTACACCTTCATTGGCCCTCAGGCGCAGGTGCCGCCCCAGTACAGCGCCGTGCAGGTCGGAGGCAGGCGGGCCTACGCGGTCGCGCGCTCGGGGGGTGAACTCGATCTTCCGGCCCGCAATGTCGTGATTCACTCGCTGGACCTGCTGGGGGTGTACCCCAGCGTGGAAGAGGCGCCCCATGCCTTCTCGCGCGGTGACGGGGGGTGGACGCCGGACTCGGACGGGCGCAGCTTCACCCTGCCGCCGCCGCTGGGCCGCTTTCCTACCCTGCTCGTGCGGGCGAGCGTCGGCAGCGGGACGTACCTGCGCTCGCTCGCCCGGGACGTGGGGGCGGCGCTCGGCGTTCCGGCGCACCTCGCCGGGCTGGTCCGCACGCGCGTCGGCCGTTACGACCTCGCGGAGGCGGTGAGCGTCGAGCACCTGGCCGACGCCGAGGGCCTGCCCGACCTCGCCGCGCTCGACTTCCCCCACATCGAGGCGAACGAACGGCTGGCCCGTGAGCTGCGGCAGGGCAAGCGGCCGAAGAGCGCGGCGCTGGGGCGCCACGTCGTCACCCTGGACGGCTCGCTCGTCGCGGTCGTGGACGGAGACGGGGGGGCGCTGCGGGTGGTGCGGGCGTGGGCCTAG
- a CDS encoding L-threonylcarbamoyladenylate synthase produces the protein MTEDSVMGGSVTADWTPEVERAARVILAGGVVGYPTETVWGLAVHPGQVERLYALKDRDAAKPVQVSCVDARTARPLTLGGAAFGALAALWPGPLTLVLPASPACPPDLAPGGWVGVRVPDHPVALALLRACGGTLATTSLNPSGGEAARTFGQAQEYGLADLLLPEGGVPASGRASSVVRVWPGGGEVEVLREGAVPASLIRERLRACGVGA, from the coding sequence GTGACGGAGGACTCGGTGATGGGCGGCTCGGTGACGGCGGACTGGACCCCCGAGGTCGAACGGGCCGCGCGGGTCATCCTGGCGGGCGGGGTGGTGGGCTACCCCACCGAGACCGTCTGGGGGCTGGCCGTGCATCCCGGCCAGGTGGAGCGCCTGTATGCCCTCAAGGATCGAGACGCCGCCAAACCCGTGCAGGTCTCATGTGTGGATGCCCGGACGGCGCGTCCCCTGACCCTCGGCGGCGCGGCCTTCGGTGCCCTGGCGGCCCTCTGGCCCGGCCCCCTCACGCTGGTGCTTCCCGCGAGTCCTGCCTGCCCGCCTGACCTCGCGCCGGGGGGCTGGGTGGGGGTGCGGGTGCCCGACCACCCGGTGGCCCTCGCCCTGCTGCGGGCGTGCGGGGGCACCCTCGCCACGACCAGCCTCAACCCCAGCGGAGGGGAGGCCGCGCGGACTTTCGGGCAGGCCCAGGAGTATGGGCTGGCGGACCTCTTGTTGCCGGAGGGGGGTGTCCCCGCCTCGGGCCGGGCGAGCAGCGTCGTCCGGGTGTGGCCGGGGGGCGGGGAGGTCGAGGTGCTGCGCGAGGGGGCCGTGCCCGCCTCCCTGATCCGGGAGCGGCTCAGGGCCTGCGGGGTGGGCGCTTGA
- a CDS encoding type II toxin-antitoxin system PemK/MazF family toxin: MKRAALARGDLVEVGGAAGGPGARALVLTPEPYNARSGHVLVAPVSGEPRGNHFEVALGAQEVALADCVYPVRVDRLRGVGRVPAMALQEVLAKLEALLLHR, translated from the coding sequence ATGAAGCGCGCGGCGCTCGCCCGGGGGGACCTGGTGGAAGTCGGGGGCGCGGCTGGGGGGCCGGGCGCTCGGGCGCTGGTGCTCACGCCGGAGCCCTACAACGCCCGCAGCGGTCATGTGCTGGTGGCTCCTGTCAGCGGCGAGCCCCGTGGGAACCACTTTGAGGTGGCCCTGGGGGCCCAGGAGGTGGCGCTGGCCGACTGCGTGTACCCCGTGAGGGTGGACCGGCTGCGTGGGGTGGGCCGCGTGCCAGCGATGGCGTTGCAGGAGGTGCTCGCGAAGCTGGAAGCGCTGCTGCTGCATCGTTAG
- a CDS encoding pseudouridine synthase, protein MTGERLQKRLARAGVASRRAAEDLITAGRVTVNGEVAALGRTVTPADEVRVDGRLIETAAPEKVTFVLHKPAGYVTTARDEYGRRDVLAAMPPVPGLHPVGRLDKDSEGLLLLTTDGDLTLTLTHPRYGHEKVYRAWTLGEGDPTDAELGLLVDGTELEDGPARALAARPAPGGALVTLGEGRNRQVRRMLEALGHPVARLLRLRVGGLWLGDLGPGEYRPLSERDLHDLLHPAEVPRRLWERAERETLGRWG, encoded by the coding sequence GTGACGGGCGAGCGGCTCCAGAAACGCCTCGCGCGGGCCGGGGTCGCCTCGCGCCGCGCCGCCGAGGACCTCATCACGGCCGGGCGCGTCACCGTGAACGGCGAGGTCGCCGCGCTCGGACGCACCGTCACCCCCGCCGACGAGGTGCGGGTGGACGGCCGTCTCATCGAGACCGCCGCCCCGGAAAAGGTCACCTTCGTGCTGCACAAGCCCGCCGGGTACGTCACGACCGCCCGCGACGAGTACGGGCGGCGCGACGTGCTCGCCGCCATGCCCCCGGTTCCCGGCCTGCACCCGGTCGGGCGCCTCGACAAGGACTCCGAGGGCCTGCTGCTCCTGACCACCGACGGCGACCTCACCCTCACCCTCACCCACCCCCGCTACGGCCACGAGAAGGTCTACCGCGCCTGGACGCTGGGGGAGGGCGACCCCACCGACGCCGAACTCGGGCTCCTGGTGGACGGCACCGAGCTGGAGGACGGTCCCGCCCGCGCCCTCGCCGCCCGGCCCGCCCCGGGGGGCGCCCTCGTCACCCTCGGCGAGGGCCGCAACCGTCAGGTGCGCCGGATGCTCGAAGCCCTCGGGCACCCCGTCGCCCGGCTGCTGCGCCTGCGGGTGGGCGGGCTGTGGCTCGGCGACCTCGGCCCCGGCGAGTACCGCCCGCTCTCGGAGCGCGACCTGCACGACCTCCTCCACCCCGCCGAGGTGCCCCGCCGCCTGTGGGAGCGTGCCGAGCGGGAGACGCTGGGGCGGTGGGGGTAG
- a CDS encoding AbrB/MazE/SpoVT family DNA-binding domain-containing protein: MDVHLRLRKWGGGRGTLWPKAVLDQLGMQPGDALGGELQEGQVVLRRIPRYQLKDLVKGLEPEKQHDVAAVVPEPEDGEEE, from the coding sequence ATGGACGTCCACCTGAGGCTGAGGAAGTGGGGCGGCGGGCGCGGCACCCTGTGGCCCAAGGCGGTGCTGGATCAACTGGGGATGCAGCCCGGCGACGCGCTGGGGGGTGAGCTGCAGGAAGGGCAGGTGGTGCTCCGGCGAATTCCCCGCTACCAGCTGAAGGACCTGGTGAAGGGGCTGGAGCCGGAAAAGCAGCACGACGTGGCGGCAGTGGTACCTGAACCCGAAGACGGGGAGGAGGAATGA
- the scpB gene encoding SMC-Scp complex subunit ScpB: MTSAEPPAAHALIGAALLAAGRPVTRREVAELLGLPEEAAERAVRAFGEAVERAGLGFLVEAVAGGYRLVVPPGLAGRLAPILAPPPLPPLSPAALEVLAVIAYRQPITRAEIEAMRGGSAGTVLTLQERELVKVVGRSPAVGQPLLYGTTEKFLLEFGLGSLHDLPPLDGADFSHLLRG; the protein is encoded by the coding sequence TTGACGTCTGCCGAGCCCCCCGCCGCCCACGCCCTGATCGGCGCCGCGCTGCTCGCCGCCGGGCGGCCCGTCACCCGCCGCGAGGTCGCCGAGCTGCTCGGCCTGCCCGAGGAGGCCGCCGAGCGGGCGGTGCGGGCCTTCGGGGAGGCGGTGGAGCGGGCGGGCCTGGGCTTCCTGGTGGAGGCGGTCGCGGGGGGTTACCGGCTGGTTGTGCCGCCGGGGCTGGCGGGAAGGCTCGCGCCCATCCTCGCGCCGCCGCCGCTGCCCCCTCTCAGCCCCGCCGCGCTGGAGGTGCTCGCGGTGATCGCCTACCGCCAGCCCATCACGCGGGCTGAGATCGAGGCGATGCGCGGCGGCAGCGCGGGCACGGTCCTCACCCTCCAGGAGCGCGAACTCGTGAAGGTCGTGGGCCGCAGCCCCGCCGTGGGCCAGCCGCTGCTGTACGGCACGACCGAGAAGTTCCTGCTGGAGTTCGGCCTCGGCAGCCTGCACGACCTCCCGCCGCTCGACGGGGCCGACTTCTCCCACCTCCTGCGCGGGTGA
- a CDS encoding DUF423 domain-containing protein, with the protein MRSLNPTALGALLAAIGVALGAFGAHALRERLDPGALVNFETGVRYQMYAALALLALGTRPGGRRATGLLLAGAVIFSGTLYVLSLTGQRWLGAVTPVGGALLIAGFLVAALDARGK; encoded by the coding sequence ATGCGAAGCCTCAACCCCACCGCCCTCGGCGCCCTGCTCGCGGCCATCGGCGTGGCCCTGGGGGCTTTCGGCGCCCACGCCCTGCGGGAACGGCTTGACCCCGGCGCCCTCGTCAACTTCGAGACCGGGGTGCGCTACCAGATGTACGCGGCCCTGGCCCTCCTCGCCCTGGGCACCCGGCCCGGGGGGCGGCGCGCGACGGGCCTGCTGCTCGCGGGCGCCGTGATCTTCAGCGGCACCCTGTACGTCCTCTCGCTCACCGGGCAACGCTGGCTGGGCGCGGTCACGCCCGTGGGGGGAGCGCTCCTGATCGCGGGCTTTCTGGTGGCGGCGCTGGACGCCCGGGGGAAGTAG
- a CDS encoding SGNH/GDSL hydrolase family protein has translation MLQLMPLGDSITDGYNVPGGYRVNLFQKLAARGPGIDFVGSLSNGPAQLQDRDHEGRSGWRIDELAAQVNGWLDTYQPKTVLLMIGTNDILQNRDPANAPARLGALLDQMSTRRPDTQILVASLPPLADTAQNVWVERLNAALPALVETRADQGRKITFVNAGAALTTGDLADGVHPNAGGYSKLADAWYGALTGTPGALTP, from the coding sequence GTGTTGCAGCTCATGCCGTTGGGCGACTCCATCACCGACGGGTACAACGTTCCGGGTGGGTACCGCGTCAACCTCTTCCAGAAACTCGCGGCGCGGGGGCCTGGGATCGACTTCGTGGGCTCGCTCAGCAACGGTCCCGCCCAGTTGCAAGACCGTGACCACGAGGGCCGCAGCGGGTGGCGCATCGACGAACTCGCCGCGCAGGTGAACGGCTGGCTCGACACGTACCAGCCCAAGACGGTGCTGCTGATGATCGGCACGAACGACATCCTCCAGAACCGCGATCCGGCGAACGCTCCGGCGCGGCTGGGGGCCCTGCTCGACCAGATGAGCACCCGGCGCCCGGACACGCAGATTCTGGTCGCCTCGCTGCCGCCGCTGGCGGACACGGCGCAAAACGTCTGGGTCGAGCGGTTGAACGCCGCCCTGCCCGCGCTGGTCGAGACCCGGGCGGACCAGGGCCGGAAGATCACCTTCGTGAATGCGGGCGCAGCGCTGACGACGGGCGACCTCGCCGACGGGGTTCACCCGAACGCGGGTGGGTACAGCAAGCTCGCCGACGCCTGGTACGGCGCCCTGACGGGCACCCCGGGGGCGCTCACTCCCTGA
- the mraZ gene encoding division/cell wall cluster transcriptional repressor MraZ, translating into MPFGEYPYTIDDKGRVVMPPPFREFVEDGMVLTRGMEGCLYVFPLASWRRVEEQLEGLPLTDAASRAFVRFFYSGASKARLDNQSRVSVPQTLRAFAALESDVIVAGAPGRLELWNPARWEAAILAVQSDPPQPDLLANFVA; encoded by the coding sequence TTGCCGTTTGGAGAGTATCCCTACACCATCGACGACAAGGGGCGCGTGGTCATGCCGCCGCCCTTTCGGGAGTTCGTTGAGGACGGGATGGTGCTCACGCGCGGCATGGAGGGCTGTCTGTACGTCTTTCCGCTGGCGAGCTGGCGGCGGGTGGAAGAACAGCTCGAGGGTCTTCCGCTCACGGACGCGGCGTCGCGGGCGTTCGTGCGCTTTTTCTACTCCGGCGCGAGCAAGGCGCGGCTCGACAACCAAAGCCGCGTGTCGGTGCCGCAGACGCTGCGCGCCTTTGCCGCGCTGGAGAGCGACGTGATCGTGGCGGGCGCCCCCGGACGCCTGGAACTGTGGAACCCGGCCCGCTGGGAGGCCGCCATCCTGGCCGTCCAGAGCGACCCGCCCCAACCTGACCTTCTCGCCAACTTCGTGGCGTGA